GTGCTGCATCATGGCGGTCTGACTCCCTGTTCTCATTCACAGCTCAAGCGAGGCTTGATTAGCACTCCTCCGTCAGATATGTTGCCAACAGCCGAGGGGGGGAAGGCCAATGCTTGGTTGAGGCAAAAGAACGCTGGCATCTATGTGCGTCCCCGCCTTTTCTCTCCTTACGTGGAAGAGGCAAAGGTAGGACACTGATTGATTGGGCTGTCAGATGATGGCACACACTTTCGACCTGTGAGACCGAATGgtgttgaatgaaaaaaaacatctgattgtttgtttggtgtTAGTTCAAGCAGACTGTTTGTCTATCGTTGTGagtaaaatggcattttatgaccaatttaTGCAGGTAATTCCAAAGGATTCACATAACGTTTTCTTGCAACTGGATGCTCGCTCAAAAAATGTAATTCTATTTCTGAACGTGCCAACAGCCTGGATAGATTCATGAAAAGCTTTTCCTTCAAGTGTGAAACGTTAGCACACTCTTTTGAAAGCAAGCTCCCATTTCTCTCTCCTCAGTTGGTGCTGGATGAAATGATGGTGGAGCAAACTGACCTGGTGCGTTTGCGACTTGTGCGCATGTCCAACGTCCCAGACACCCTCTACATGGTCAACAACGCTGTGCCGCAGTGCTGTCACATGGTTAACCATCAGCAGATGACCCTTAACTCGGTCGCTGCTCCATCAGTTGTAGCCAATGAAATCCCAGGTGAGGTCTTTGACGCAGACGTTGAAATTTCTCTATTCCTTGTTCCCTTTCAGGTCACGACGGGCCTCCCGTTTATGGCATTAGGTTCATTCCAGACACACCTGCAATATGGCAATCTACTATTTAATAAAAACGACTGAGGCTTTCCTTTTCCTACATGTGACGGACGGCATTACAGTAAATGAAAATattgccccaaaaaaatgaccaatacTACCACTGAAATCTGCGCTATATAATGTTGTCGTAAATTAAAAACTGCGGGTAAGCACTAGAGTCTGACCGGATTCATTTCCTGAGTTGCCCCAGAACAAATACTCGCAGTTCTCAAGTATGATTACATTTCatgtgtttgcattttaattgtGATTTCCGTCTTGCAGTCCCACAGCTCTCAGTGGTGAAGGAGATGATCCGGAGGCTGCAGGAACTGAGACACACGGAGCAAGTGCAGCGAGCGTACGCCCTCAATTGCGGCGAGGGCGCCACCGTCAGTTACGAGCTGCAGTTGCGAGTGCTCCGGGAGTTCGGTTTGGCTGACGGAGCCACCGAACTTCTACAGGTTAGGAGGGGAAAGCAAGGGGAAGAATGGGGAAGGACTGTAGAATTTCAAGCAGATAAAAGCTCAGGTGgcacaagtgttttgttttgtatttttaatgaaatgttatCTTTTTAGAACCCGTCCAAGTTCTTTCCCGACGAACGATTCGGAGATGAGAGTCCAATTCTGGCTCTGCGCCAGGTGGGTCGATGTCGAGTAAACAGCAGCCCGGCCATGGATAGCATGTTCACAGAGTTGGAAGGTGTAGCTGGCTTCCACCTGCCGCtgcctcccccgcctcccccttaCCATCCCCCTGCTACGCCCAGCCACGCTCAGCTCAAAGGCGCCTGGCGACCCCGCGTTCCCATGCCGACCCCCACCCGTTCCTTCTCCTACCCCTGCAACCGCACCCTTAGCCAGCGCCATGCGGCGACCAAGCATGGCGGCTCGGACTTCTCCTCTGTGCCCAGACCCCAGCCCCCAGACTGCACCGAAGCGCAAGCTATGGGCCGATCCTTGCTATCTGAACAGCAAGCGGTGAGTGTGTTTGTTCTGTCTTTGGGTCTTTGAGCTGTGCATTAAGGCAGGGCTTCCCAACCTTTTTGACCACAAGTGACTGATGGCGCTTGGTGTAAAAACAGGTTTAAGTTTATTTTCGTGTCAAGGAACGGGGCTGCCCAAGGCACTCGCAGCAAAACTACTGTTGGCCACAGCTCTTACCCAGACACCTCCTCGTCCACTATACATAGGACATTTCATACAAGTGATCTGTTTTTAGTGTTCAAGTACAGGACACTTCCAATGTGTTTTAAAAGTGCCTTCAGATGCGTTATTGGGAGGAGTAAAGCTATAGAATATTTGGGGGGGAGCGGGGTTTATATGGATTATATAACTGCACATTTTACATTTCGCATTTTCACCTTTTGGGGTTGGTCTGAAACTATATGGGGGCTCGCTTTGAAGATGCAAAGATTATTTATGATCAAATTATTAACAACTCATTTAGAGacattgttttaatttaaaattgtatCAATCTTCATATTTCAGGCTCCCGACAATAAATATTCTCAGGCAGCTGCAGTCCTTCATGAAAGCTCGACTGATTGTCTTGGTGTTTCATCCAAATTTGACACGAGCAAACATCTGCctataatttggaaaacaatgatcgacatttttgactattttctcaCATCCTGTGAACCACACTAGGAAGTGGATCATAGTCAAGTTATGTTTGAGCATTTTCTTCGCATCGTCAATTTAAGATAATGTCCTGTATtcattgaatatatatatatttttaattccctAGCCCTTTTTCACTGtacatgattttatttgatgACTCTaaagtgtttatttaaaaaagaaataggtGAAACgtttcaaaacatgtttcaaaGTAGTTATTACTCAACCCAGCACTCCCCACTCTCTTAGGCTGGTCAGTGGGCCGCATGTTGTGAACACCTGTCTTTACTGTCTTGACTTGTTCATGTTTGGATCATGACAAGCACTTTTAAACGGTAATATCACAAAACATGTCTTCTGTTTCAGATGGGCAGGGAACCCGTTATGAGGGAATTCATGCCCGACATCGCGCTGGGCGTCTCGGTCATGTCGCTGAGGGAGCAGCACATAGCAGAGATGGACCGTGAAAGCCCTCACAGCCCCATGGGCCCCCCGGGTCTTCATCTGCCCCATGGGCCCTGCCCCTCCGTCCGCCACAGTCACAACCACGGCCCTGGGCACGGACACTCCTGCAAAAGACACGCCCCCGAGCCCAAGCTGGAGATGCAAGCGGAGTTTCCCGACCTGTACGACTTCTCCCGTCGACCTTCATCTCCAGCCCCCGCGCACACTCTGTCCACGTTTGCAGGACCGGATCTCTACAGACACAGCTGCGCACCATCGGGACCCTTTACGCCCACTTACATTACGGACTCTCAGTCCCAGGGCCAAGCGCAGGGACGGACTGGCCCGGACCCACTACGGCTGGATGTCCTCGGGATGACCCCTCAGAGGCATGATGCCATTAACCCCTCTGGGCCGCAGCCCAGGGTGGGACATGCGCCGAGGGGCCGCTCAAACGAGACCGACCTGACTCACGGATTGGGCCACCTGCGCTCGCCCAGCGGAAACATGGACGTCTACGAGGACAGAATGGCCGGACCTCGAGATGCCCCGGAGGAGATGGTTCTTGCTGTGGAGTCATCTGGCCCGGGGCCCCTTCAGCAGCCTCACAGGAACAGTGTCAGCGAGGACATGGCCAGAGACCGCAGGTCACCCAGCAAGCCTGACTACCCTTACAAAAAATCTGCACTTTAACCCCAGCAATTGAGTTGGGAAAAGGGAATGACTGATAGCTCATTTTATTGAATGGCCAAGCActaaatgtgtgtgcgcgtacgtgtgtgtgtgtgtgtgtgtgtgtgcatgtatgtgtatgtgtgttcagCAGAAGCATGGGGAAAGGTGATTGCTATCTATAGGCAGTCCTTATTGTCCTACCTCTGCCACTTGACTCCATCCATCACACAGAGTTGAAGGGCAAAGTGTCCCATTTCGAGGTCACTTGGCCGGATGGATCCGTGTGCCGATTTGTTGGTTGGGTCAGTCCCTTAATGTAGCTCAGTTGTCAAGTGGTTGTCAGATAGGCGCCCGCCGTTCATGTTGATGAGTGTCAGATTGTAGGATAGGATTGTCCATTTATGAAAAAGCCACACAGCCTGGAGAAGAGAATTGTGATAAAAATCATATGGAAATGTTGGCTTGTCTTCTACCAGTGGTTCTCTGTAGCATCCCGTGCAACTAGTCGAAGTAGCCACGTCCAAACAATCAGAGCGACTTGATTGCAGGCTATTACAATAGTATGGTCTTCTCGCGGTTAATACCGTCTTTCCTACAAGTATATTATTTAGCTTTCTTTTAGGTGACAGCCGAGAAAACTTTCTGCATCCTCTCATCAATCGATCCGTTCTACACCGCTTATCCTCGCGAGGGACACGAGtgagccggagcctatcccatctgactttgggcgagaggcgaggTACGCCCTGGACTGTTCGCAAGCCAACTGCACAtatagacaaccattcacactcacattctcaCCTGGAGACAAAACGGAGTCTTCAATTAAGGCAAGAAGCAGACCAGGAGCCCAGATTTGAACACTCCGCCTCAGCTGTTGCATAGAAAGAAACCTAAACGGTAGCAAGTGTGTCTTCTTgcaacataaacacacacacacacacaccaaggtgTGGTGACAATCTCAGTACTGTATTCGCACATTTTCAGTCTGGTGTCTTTGTGCATATCAGGAGGAAGACAGCAGGCTGTGTGCTTgcgctccttcctcctcctaaTCTAATAGCATCAAGTAGTCAAATCTTGAAGCCTTAACCAGTACTCTGAATATTCCATTTCAGCTACCTTCAAACTCAGTTTTCTCTATGATGTCATTCTATCGTAAACCCCTTGTGAATTCACTTTTAACAGTGTTGCCCGATCATAATGAAGAAAAGGTTCATATACAGCTaaatgaaaaaatgtttcacataTATACATAGCAACACACACTTTGTGTAAGTGAAAGCTGGGCCTGTTGAGTTGACCACCGAGGtattctgttttatgaataacgGGTGAATTAGCAAGATAATTGCatattctgccatctagtggaagaacatttaattgttctgacaTTGTACACATTCCCGGCATAGTTGAACAAGgatacatgtttttgttgtcaagAAGTGAAACTGAATATGTGGTCGGGAATCACTGAACTAAGTGACTGGATGGACAACCATCTGGCCACCATCTCGCTGGCCTCGCGCAGTCAGCGGTCATACTGTTCAATGAAGTGCTGTGGCCAAAAGTGCTGTAGCTGCTTGTAGCTCCAAAATCATGCAAGTCCATGACTGAAGCTCACATGCCTGCATGAGAGTCATTATTTTAAGGGGGAAAGGAACATGTTGGAACAAAAGGAATCCTTGCATTGACGTGAAGAAAGGTCACTGGCTCATGTCGCTCCAGTGGAAAAATTGTACATAACCAAATCAAGCGCCACTTGTTTCTGGTTTTGATTACATTGAAGTGGTCGTTGTGTTCATGTGACGGTGTAAGTTGGTCCTGTCATGAAAGCTCACTGCGAATGTGCTCTTAAGATTGTGTCTCAAGAGTTATTTCCTTTGTAAATGTTCTCAATTTGCTTACTATTGTCGGTGGTGTaaattatcctttttttttttttttgcgtgaatCTGAAGATTGCCAATGCAGAATAAATCACCTTTTTTGTCATCTGAGGCGGGGGGTGAAACACTAAACTTTTCTTGATTCCTCGCTATACATGTGTTGTAGTTCACTATTCCAAGAGGACGTTCCGTTGACTAAAAGTGGTTGTTTTACTCTTTGCCGTAGAGAGGTCAGTGCCTTCCCTGCCTGCAGTTGGGTTTTTATTGGAGACCTTGATGTCTATGCAAGCTCTTTTCTACCAGCTTACCAGCCTGCATCAGATAGTTGTAGCTCCCTTTTGTGTACATAGATGTTATTTAGCatctttggttgtcttttttttttgtagttgaatCATCCGAAACGTTGTGTTGGATCCTCACAGGTACATTGTACTTGTATGAGATCTTAGCAATTGATGTTTGTAGACTAATTATGTTGCATTTAGTTTCAGTGAATCTATTTTTCTACTGGCGCCTCAAAAGGTGTGCAACAGTGGTCCTGAAAAATAAACTGGTTTGATATTATGAAATGAActtgtcaggttttttttttcttttcccccccagTGAACCCATGACTCTCACCGGTGAATGTTTAACTTTTCTTTATTAAATTGCCGACAAGACAACTTACCTCATACAAACACTTAGCAGCACGTCTTTAACAGACTTTTTCCAAGGCTGATACAAAACaggtcacaaacacacatgcgcaGTCAAAACTAACTTCAAAGTTGAGGCATCTTGAACAGAAACAAGTGTGCTTCCAACATTTGCACTATCTTTTCTAGAATGATTGCAGCataaacacttttttccccaccaaagggaaaaagaaacacattcacaGTTTTCATTAGCGCCACCGCAGGACTGCGGCATGGCCCGGCTTCGGTCACTCGTAGCCCGTGTTGGTCCTGCGCTGTTTTTTGGCCTGCAGCTCCTCGAAAAGCTCATACACTGCTTCCGTGGTGACTACCTGAGGGGAAACAACAAATGTATCAGCGGACAAT
This sequence is a window from Hippocampus zosterae strain Florida chromosome 14, ASM2543408v3, whole genome shotgun sequence. Protein-coding genes within it:
- the btbd7 gene encoding BTB/POZ domain-containing protein 7 isoform X2; this encodes MRELLSGWDVRDTNALVEEYEGTAALKELSFQASLARAEAPSLPRDLAALYQHKYCTDVDLIFQGTCFPAHRAILAARCPFFKTLLSSSPGYGAEVHMDIETAGIDVPMFSTLLHYLYTGEFGVSSAEDSRLQNVDVLVQLSEEFGTPNSLEADMKGLFDYMCYYDALLSFSSDFEMVESFNERGPGAPAAVSGGGGGPGTPDEDLRAHKAILSARSPFFRNLLQRRIRTGEEMTERTLQTPTRIVLDESIMPRKYVQVILHCMYTDVVELGLVLRGSPSAGSLGEVQALVSGGRGASTRTEEAMELYHIALFLEFSMLAQGCEDIIVESLSLDSLVPILKWSSQPYGSKWVHRQAMHFLCEEFSQVVTSDVLYELSKEHFLSAIQSDYLQASEQDILKYVVKWGEQQLIKRMADREPNLLSGTAHSVNKRGVKRRDLDVEELKDILSPLLPFIRTEHILPPHSDVLSDALKRGLISTPPSDMLPTAEGGKANAWLRQKNAGIYVRPRLFSPYVEEAKLVLDEMMVEQTDLVRLRLVRMSNVPDTLYMVNNAVPQCCHMVNHQQMTLNSVAAPSVVANEIPVPQLSVVKEMIRRLQELRHTEQVQRAYALNCGEGATVSYELQLRVLREFGLADGATELLQNPSKFFPDERFGDESPILALRQVGRCRVNSSPAMDSMFTELEGVAGFHLPLPPPPPPYHPPATPSHAQLKGAWRPRVPMPTPTRSFSYPCNRTLSQRHAATKHGGSDFSSVPRPQPPDCTEAQAMGRSLLSEQQAMGREPVMREFMPDIALGVSVMSLREQHIAEMDRESPHSPMGPPGLHLPHGPCPSVRHSHNHGPGHGHSCKRHAPEPKLEMQAEFPDLYDFSRRPSSPAPAHTLSTFAGPDLYRHSCAPSGPFTPTYITDSQSQGQAQGRTGPDPLRLDVLGMTPQRHDAINPSGPQPRVGHAPRGRSNETDLTHGLGHLRSPSGNMDVYEDRMAGPRDAPEEMVLAVESSGPGPLQQPHRNSVSEDMARDRRSPSKPDYPYKKSAL
- the btbd7 gene encoding BTB/POZ domain-containing protein 7 isoform X1, with the protein product MGANGSSYPHSCSPRIGANAQTQQTFIGTSSYSQQGYAWESKLYSLEHGHERPADRKKKSLGLATLKRRFIKRRKSSRSADHARQMRELLSGWDVRDTNALVEEYEGTAALKELSFQASLARAEAPSLPRDLAALYQHKYCTDVDLIFQGTCFPAHRAILAARCPFFKTLLSSSPGYGAEVHMDIETAGIDVPMFSTLLHYLYTGEFGVSSAEDSRLQNVDVLVQLSEEFGTPNSLEADMKGLFDYMCYYDALLSFSSDFEMVESFNERGPGAPAAVSGGGGGPGTPDEDLRAHKAILSARSPFFRNLLQRRIRTGEEMTERTLQTPTRIVLDESIMPRKYVQVILHCMYTDVVELGLVLRGSPSAGSLGEVQALVSGGRGASTRTEEAMELYHIALFLEFSMLAQGCEDIIVESLSLDSLVPILKWSSQPYGSKWVHRQAMHFLCEEFSQVVTSDVLYELSKEHFLSAIQSDYLQASEQDILKYVVKWGEQQLIKRMADREPNLLSGTAHSVNKRGVKRRDLDVEELKDILSPLLPFIRTEHILPPHSDVLSDALKRGLISTPPSDMLPTAEGGKANAWLRQKNAGIYVRPRLFSPYVEEAKLVLDEMMVEQTDLVRLRLVRMSNVPDTLYMVNNAVPQCCHMVNHQQMTLNSVAAPSVVANEIPVPQLSVVKEMIRRLQELRHTEQVQRAYALNCGEGATVSYELQLRVLREFGLADGATELLQNPSKFFPDERFGDESPILALRQVGRCRVNSSPAMDSMFTELEGVAGFHLPLPPPPPPYHPPATPSHAQLKGAWRPRVPMPTPTRSFSYPCNRTLSQRHAATKHGGSDFSSVPRPQPPDCTEAQAMGRSLLSEQQAMGREPVMREFMPDIALGVSVMSLREQHIAEMDRESPHSPMGPPGLHLPHGPCPSVRHSHNHGPGHGHSCKRHAPEPKLEMQAEFPDLYDFSRRPSSPAPAHTLSTFAGPDLYRHSCAPSGPFTPTYITDSQSQGQAQGRTGPDPLRLDVLGMTPQRHDAINPSGPQPRVGHAPRGRSNETDLTHGLGHLRSPSGNMDVYEDRMAGPRDAPEEMVLAVESSGPGPLQQPHRNSVSEDMARDRRSPSKPDYPYKKSAL